A single window of Vibrio gazogenes DNA harbors:
- the motX gene encoding flagellar protein MotX, with translation MRLLSVAASLLMMMLSVSVNATVADVGPPVQIYSEAELIQLIEQNKHLERVKADKCQLVEDIVARATRINLPSYEFLYGDMLAWGVCVDQDAELGLYYMEAAASQGLPTALEQLGRYYAEGVLVQQDRERAIVYLREASAMGNIKARVKLAELLLRDYGSPLDYEDAYRWLYHSVTADTRMHKRIAMLRQGLEQRMPENIIARAKMRETLW, from the coding sequence ATGAGGCTACTAAGCGTAGCAGCTTCGTTGTTAATGATGATGTTGAGCGTTTCAGTTAATGCCACTGTCGCTGATGTCGGGCCGCCAGTCCAAATCTATTCCGAAGCTGAGTTAATTCAACTGATCGAACAGAATAAGCATCTGGAGCGAGTGAAGGCTGATAAGTGTCAGTTGGTTGAAGATATCGTTGCCCGGGCTACGCGGATTAATTTGCCATCGTATGAGTTCTTGTATGGCGATATGTTGGCATGGGGCGTGTGTGTCGATCAGGACGCTGAACTGGGTCTATATTATATGGAAGCAGCTGCCAGTCAGGGATTGCCGACAGCACTTGAACAACTCGGTCGCTATTACGCTGAAGGCGTGCTTGTTCAACAAGATCGTGAGCGCGCCATTGTGTACCTGAGAGAAGCCTCCGCAATGGGGAATATAAAAGCCCGTGTGAAATTGGCTGAATTATTACTGCGGGATTACGGTAGTCCACTTGATTATGAAGACGCTTATCGATGGTTATATCATTCTGTTACAGCCGATACGCGGATGCACAAACGTATTGCGATGTTGCGTCAGGGACTTGAACAGCGTATGCCAGAGAATATTATTGCTCGGGCGAAAATGAGAGAGACGCTTTGGTAG
- the rnr gene encoding ribonuclease R, giving the protein MSDTTQNDPFADREANNYDNPIPSREFILEFLAQANVPMNRNDLFEVLQLSGEEQYEGLRRRLRAMERDGQLVFTRRQCYALPEKLEMIKGYVIGHKDGYGWVRPEGIRGRDEDILLPHHQMRTLIHGDYVLIQPNGTDKRGRKEGRLVRILEERNGQIVGRFFFEHGYSYVVPDDSRISHDILIPDEARAGARMGNVVVIEITDRGSRSRGMMGKVSDVLGESMAPGMETQIAIRTHQIPHEWPEAVEQQVKQFSEHVPEEAKQGRVDLRTLPLVTIDGEDARDFDDAVYCEAKKGGGWRLWVAIADVSYYVRTDSALDKEAINRGNSVYFPSQVVPMLPEVLSNGLCSLNPQVDRLCMVCEMTISATGRLSSYKHYEAVMNSHARLTYNKVAAILADDDELRERYEPLVPHLEELHKMYQVLKSERESRGAIEFETVETKFIFNAERKIDRIEPLVRNDAHKIIEECMILANIASASFVEKMKEPALFRIHETPGEERLMGFRDFLGELGLNLTGGLEPTPTDYAMLMKQVANRPDHELIQTMLLRSMKQAVYNPDNCGHFGLALKRYAHFTSPIRRYPDLLLHRAIKYLIAKQQGTNQDRWTPTGGYHYSFDDMNYYGEQCSMTERRADDATREVSDWLKCEYMQDHVGEVLDGVIANVTGFGFFVRLTELHIDGLVHISSLANDYYQYDPIGQRLIGESFGLIYRLGDAVKVKVQAVNLDERHIDFELVETSRKLRGEGKTAKKREAEAKQGKKGSPRRRGKAIPNIEPVKNPNDENHRNKTVKKKSKAEKVRKKKSRLRKSKSAKTDK; this is encoded by the coding sequence ATGTCTGACACTACTCAAAACGATCCGTTTGCAGATCGTGAAGCAAATAATTATGACAACCCGATTCCCAGCCGCGAGTTTATTTTGGAATTTCTGGCTCAGGCGAATGTTCCGATGAATCGCAATGACCTGTTCGAAGTGTTACAACTTTCAGGAGAAGAACAATACGAAGGGTTAAGACGACGTCTGAGAGCTATGGAAAGAGATGGGCAACTGGTCTTCACGCGTCGTCAGTGCTATGCATTGCCGGAAAAACTGGAAATGATTAAAGGGTATGTCATCGGTCATAAAGATGGGTACGGTTGGGTCAGACCGGAGGGAATCCGAGGGAGAGATGAGGATATCCTACTGCCCCATCATCAGATGAGAACGCTGATTCATGGGGATTATGTGCTGATTCAACCGAATGGCACGGATAAAAGAGGTCGGAAAGAAGGGCGGCTGGTCAGGATATTAGAAGAAAGAAACGGCCAGATTGTGGGGCGGTTCTTCTTTGAACATGGGTATTCTTACGTTGTACCTGATGACTCTCGGATCAGTCATGATATTTTGATTCCCGATGAAGCGCGCGCCGGGGCCCGAATGGGCAATGTTGTTGTTATCGAGATTACCGATCGAGGTAGTCGCTCTCGTGGGATGATGGGTAAAGTGAGTGATGTCCTTGGTGAAAGTATGGCACCCGGAATGGAAACTCAGATCGCGATTCGAACTCACCAGATTCCTCATGAGTGGCCGGAAGCGGTCGAACAACAAGTGAAGCAGTTTAGTGAACACGTTCCAGAAGAAGCGAAACAGGGTCGGGTTGATTTGAGAACGCTGCCACTGGTTACGATTGATGGTGAAGATGCTCGAGATTTTGATGATGCTGTCTATTGTGAGGCGAAGAAGGGTGGTGGTTGGCGTCTCTGGGTTGCGATTGCCGATGTGAGTTACTATGTCAGAACCGATTCTGCGCTTGATAAAGAAGCAATCAACCGTGGTAATTCTGTCTACTTCCCGTCTCAGGTTGTACCGATGTTACCGGAGGTTTTGTCAAATGGCCTCTGTTCTCTGAATCCACAGGTTGATCGACTATGTATGGTCTGTGAGATGACCATATCTGCAACTGGGAGACTTTCAAGCTATAAACATTATGAAGCGGTGATGAATTCGCATGCGCGACTGACCTATAACAAAGTTGCCGCGATTTTAGCGGATGACGACGAGCTTCGGGAGCGTTATGAGCCGTTAGTCCCCCATCTGGAAGAGTTACACAAAATGTATCAGGTTCTGAAAAGTGAAAGAGAGAGCCGGGGTGCAATCGAATTTGAAACGGTAGAAACGAAGTTTATCTTTAATGCTGAGCGGAAAATTGATCGGATTGAGCCGTTAGTCCGGAATGACGCTCATAAGATCATCGAAGAGTGTATGATTCTAGCGAATATTGCATCAGCTTCTTTCGTGGAAAAAATGAAAGAGCCCGCTTTATTCCGAATTCATGAAACACCGGGAGAAGAGCGTTTGATGGGATTCCGAGATTTTCTCGGAGAATTGGGACTGAATTTGACCGGTGGGTTAGAACCGACTCCGACAGATTATGCCATGCTAATGAAACAAGTCGCGAATCGTCCCGATCATGAGCTGATCCAAACCATGTTACTTCGTTCGATGAAGCAAGCGGTATATAACCCTGATAACTGTGGCCACTTCGGGCTGGCTTTAAAGCGATATGCACACTTTACTTCCCCGATTCGGCGTTACCCGGATTTGCTGTTACATCGGGCGATCAAATACTTGATTGCAAAACAGCAAGGCACAAATCAAGATCGTTGGACGCCGACTGGTGGCTATCACTATTCATTCGATGATATGAATTATTACGGTGAACAATGTTCAATGACAGAACGTCGCGCAGATGATGCTACACGAGAAGTCTCCGACTGGCTGAAATGTGAATATATGCAAGATCATGTCGGTGAGGTGTTGGATGGCGTGATTGCGAATGTTACTGGTTTTGGATTTTTTGTGCGTTTGACTGAGTTACATATTGATGGGTTGGTGCATATTTCCAGCTTAGCAAATGATTACTACCAGTATGACCCGATTGGTCAACGTCTGATTGGTGAAAGTTTCGGACTGATTTACCGTTTAGGCGATGCTGTCAAAGTTAAAGTGCAGGCTGTGAACCTAGATGAACGCCATATTGACTTTGAATTAGTCGAGACAAGCCGTAAGCTACGCGGTGAAGGAAAAACAGCGAAGAAGCGTGAAGCGGAAGCTAAACAAGGGAAAAAAGGATCGCCTCGACGTCGAGGAAAAGCGATACCGAATATTGAACCGGTGAAAAATCCTAATGATGAGAATCATCGGAATAAAACGGTCAAAAAGAAAAGCAAGGCTGAGAAAGTTCGTAAGAAAAAATCACGTCTTCGTAAATCAAAATCAGCCAAGACTGACAAATGA
- the rlmB gene encoding 23S rRNA (guanosine(2251)-2'-O)-methyltransferase RlmB codes for MSNEFIYGIHAVSAVLEKTPDRLIEVFVLKDRQDRRLLPVLNELQRLGISIQQMSRQALDKKSQGASHQGMMARVKPAKTLNEHDLDALLTAVEHPLLLVLDGVTDPHNLGACLRNADAAGVTAVIVPKDKSAPLNATVSKVACGAAESVPLVRVTNLARTMKALQEQGVWFVGTAGEATQDIFQSKLTGSLAIVMGAEGDGMRRLTRETCDALVKIPMSGSVSSLNVSVATGICLFEAVRQRLSR; via the coding sequence ATGAGTAATGAATTTATATATGGCATTCATGCGGTGAGTGCTGTGTTGGAGAAAACCCCGGATCGATTGATCGAAGTCTTTGTCTTGAAAGATCGGCAAGACCGTCGTTTGCTTCCTGTGTTGAATGAGTTGCAAAGGCTCGGTATTTCAATCCAACAGATGAGCCGACAAGCGCTAGATAAAAAATCCCAAGGTGCAAGTCACCAAGGGATGATGGCAAGAGTGAAACCCGCCAAAACCTTGAATGAACATGATCTGGATGCACTTTTAACCGCAGTTGAACATCCGCTATTACTTGTTCTGGATGGTGTCACTGATCCGCATAATCTTGGGGCGTGTCTTAGAAACGCAGATGCTGCCGGTGTTACAGCCGTGATTGTTCCCAAAGATAAATCTGCACCACTGAATGCGACCGTGAGTAAAGTCGCCTGTGGTGCCGCTGAAAGTGTCCCTTTAGTCCGGGTGACGAATCTAGCCAGAACAATGAAGGCCTTACAGGAACAAGGGGTCTGGTTTGTTGGGACTGCTGGAGAAGCCACGCAAGATATTTTCCAGTCTAAACTGACAGGTTCGTTAGCCATTGTTATGGGTGCGGAAGGCGATGGGATGCGCCGCCTGACCAGAGAAACCTGTGATGCATTGGTTAAAATTCCGATGTCGGGAAGCGTTTCTAGTTTAAACGTATCAGTCGCAACGGGCATTTGTCTTTTTGAAGCAGTGAGACAGCGTTTATCACGCTAA
- the rpsJ gene encoding 30S ribosomal protein S10, whose amino-acid sequence MQNQRIRIRLKAFDYKLIDASTAEIVETAKRTGAQVRGPIPLPTRKERFTVLISPHVNKDARDQYEIRTHKRLIDIVEPTDKTVDALMRLDLAAGVDVQISLG is encoded by the coding sequence ATGCAGAACCAACGTATCCGAATCCGCCTAAAAGCTTTCGATTACAAATTAATCGACGCTTCTACTGCGGAAATCGTTGAAACAGCAAAGCGTACCGGCGCACAGGTTCGTGGTCCTATTCCACTGCCTACTCGTAAAGAGCGTTTCACTGTTCTTATCTCTCCACACGTCAACAAAGATGCTCGTGACCAGTACGAAATCCGTACTCACAAACGTCTAATCGACATCGTTGAGCCAACAGACAAAACTGTTGACGCTCTGATGCGTCTCGATCTAGCTGCTGGCGTTGATGTACAAATCAGCCTAGGTTAA
- the rplC gene encoding 50S ribosomal protein L3 gives MIGLVGRKVGMTRVFTEEGVSIPVTVVEVEANRVAQVKTLDSDGYTAIQVTSGAKKANRVSKPEAGHFAKAGVDAGRGLWEFRLENGEEFSVGSELTVELFNEVKKVDVTGTSKGKGFQGAVKRWNFRTQDMTHGNSLSHRAPGSIGQCQTPGRVFKGKKMAGHMGAERVTTQNLEIVRVDAERNLLLIKGAVPGAIGGDVIVKPAVKA, from the coding sequence ATGATTGGTCTAGTCGGACGTAAAGTGGGTATGACCCGCGTGTTTACCGAAGAAGGCGTTTCCATCCCAGTTACAGTTGTTGAGGTTGAAGCGAACCGTGTTGCTCAAGTTAAAACACTTGATAGTGACGGTTACACTGCAATCCAAGTAACTTCTGGTGCGAAAAAAGCCAACCGTGTATCTAAGCCAGAAGCTGGTCACTTCGCGAAAGCGGGTGTTGACGCTGGCCGCGGTCTTTGGGAATTCCGTTTAGAAAACGGAGAAGAGTTTTCAGTCGGTTCAGAATTGACTGTTGAACTTTTCAATGAAGTAAAAAAAGTAGACGTTACTGGTACATCTAAGGGTAAAGGTTTCCAAGGTGCTGTGAAGCGCTGGAATTTCCGCACTCAAGATATGACTCACGGTAACTCATTGTCGCATCGTGCTCCTGGTTCTATCGGTCAATGTCAGACTCCAGGTCGTGTATTCAAGGGCAAGAAAATGGCAGGTCACATGGGTGCTGAGCGTGTAACGACTCAAAACCTAGAGATCGTACGTGTCGACGCTGAGCGCAACCTGCTTCTGATTAAAGGTGCAGTCCCTGGTGCTATCGGTGGTGACGTGATCGTTAAACCAGCTGTTAAAGCATAA
- the rplD gene encoding 50S ribosomal protein L4, whose protein sequence is MELMVKGADALTVSETTFGREFNEALVHQVVVAYAAGARQGTRAQKTRSEVSGGGAKPWRQKGTGRARAGTIRSPIWRTGGVTFAAKPQDHSQKVNKKMYRGAMKSILSELVRQERLIVVDDFSVEAPKTKDLVAKLKELELNDVLIVTGEVDENLFLAARNLYKVDVRDAAGIDPVSLIAFDKVLMTASAVKQVEEMLA, encoded by the coding sequence ATGGAATTGATGGTTAAAGGTGCTGACGCACTAACTGTTTCCGAAACTACTTTCGGACGTGAGTTCAACGAAGCTCTTGTACATCAGGTAGTTGTTGCTTATGCAGCAGGTGCTCGTCAAGGTACTCGTGCTCAAAAAACACGTTCAGAAGTTTCTGGCGGCGGCGCTAAACCATGGCGTCAAAAAGGTACTGGCCGTGCTCGTGCTGGTACAATCCGTAGCCCAATCTGGCGTACAGGTGGTGTTACTTTTGCTGCGAAACCACAAGATCACAGCCAAAAAGTAAACAAAAAAATGTACCGTGGCGCTATGAAGAGCATTCTTTCTGAGCTGGTTCGTCAAGAGCGTCTGATCGTTGTTGATGATTTCTCAGTTGAAGCTCCAAAAACTAAAGATCTGGTAGCTAAGCTTAAAGAACTTGAGCTTAACGATGTACTTATCGTTACTGGTGAAGTAGACGAGAATCTGTTCTTAGCTGCTCGTAACCTTTATAAAGTTGACGTACGTGACGCAGCGGGAATTGATCCTGTTAGCTTGATCGCGTTTGACAAGGTTCTTATGACTGCTTCTGCAGTTAAGCAAGTTGAGGAGATGCTGGCATGA
- the rplW gene encoding 50S ribosomal protein L23 has protein sequence MISEERLLKVLRAPHISEKATMVAEKANTVVFKVAKDATKKEIKAAVEKLFEVEVESVNTLITKGKTKRQGMRQGRRSDVKKAYVTLKEGQDLDFVGGAE, from the coding sequence ATGATTAGCGAAGAGCGTCTACTAAAAGTTCTGCGTGCTCCGCACATCTCTGAAAAAGCAACAATGGTTGCCGAGAAAGCAAACACTGTTGTTTTCAAAGTAGCGAAAGATGCAACGAAAAAAGAGATTAAAGCAGCCGTAGAAAAGCTATTTGAAGTTGAAGTTGAATCTGTAAATACCCTAATTACTAAGGGTAAGACTAAGCGTCAAGGTATGCGCCAAGGCCGTCGTAGCGACGTGAAAAAAGCGTATGTAACTTTGAAAGAAGGTCAGGATCTTGACTTCGTTGGCGGCGCGGAATAA
- the rplB gene encoding 50S ribosomal protein L2 translates to MAIVKCKPTSAGRRHVVKVVNKDLHKGKPYAPLLEKNSKNGGRNNNGRITVRHIGGGHKQHYRLIDFKRTKDGIPAKVERLEYDPNRSANIALVLYADGERRYIIAPKGLQAGDVIQSGVDAPIKAGNTLPMRNIPVGSTVHCVELKPGKGAQLARSAGAYAQIVARDGAYATIRLRSGEMRRVPSEGRATIGEVGNSEHMLRELGKAGATRWRGVRPTVRGVVMNPVDHPHGGGEGRTSGGRHPVSPWGMPTKGFKTRKNKRTDKYIVRRRNK, encoded by the coding sequence ATGGCTATTGTTAAATGTAAGCCGACTTCGGCTGGTCGCCGTCACGTCGTTAAAGTTGTGAACAAAGACCTGCATAAAGGTAAACCTTATGCGCCACTTTTAGAGAAAAACTCTAAAAACGGTGGTCGTAACAACAACGGTCGTATCACAGTACGTCATATCGGTGGTGGTCATAAGCAACACTATCGTTTGATTGATTTTAAACGTACTAAAGATGGCATTCCGGCAAAAGTTGAGCGTCTGGAATATGATCCAAACCGTAGTGCAAACATCGCTTTGGTTCTTTATGCAGATGGTGAACGTCGTTACATCATCGCACCAAAAGGTCTGCAAGCTGGTGATGTAATCCAGTCTGGTGTAGATGCGCCAATTAAAGCAGGTAACACTCTGCCGATGCGCAATATCCCAGTAGGTTCAACAGTTCACTGTGTTGAATTGAAACCAGGAAAAGGTGCACAACTTGCACGTTCTGCTGGTGCTTATGCTCAAATCGTCGCTCGTGACGGTGCATACGCAACAATTCGTCTGCGTTCTGGTGAAATGCGCCGAGTTCCTTCTGAAGGTCGTGCAACGATTGGTGAAGTTGGTAACTCTGAGCACATGCTTCGTGAACTTGGTAAAGCAGGTGCAACACGCTGGCGTGGTGTTCGTCCTACTGTTCGTGGTGTTGTGATGAACCCGGTTGATCACCCACACGGTGGTGGTGAAGGTCGCACATCTGGTGGTCGTCACCCTGTATCTCCTTGGGGTATGCCTACTAAGGGCTTCAAAACCCGTAAAAACAAACGCACCGACAAGTACATTGTACGTCGTCGTAATAAGTAA
- the rpsS gene encoding 30S ribosomal protein S19, producing the protein MPRSLKKGPFIDLHLLKKVEKAVESGDKKPIKTWSRRSMIIPSMIGLTIAVHNGRQHVPVFVTDEMIGHKLGEFAPTRTYRGHAADKKAKKK; encoded by the coding sequence ATGCCACGTTCTCTCAAGAAAGGTCCATTTATTGACCTACACTTGCTGAAGAAGGTAGAGAAAGCGGTGGAAAGCGGAGACAAAAAGCCTATTAAGACTTGGTCCCGTCGTTCAATGATCATTCCATCAATGATTGGTTTGACCATCGCTGTCCATAATGGTCGTCAGCACGTCCCTGTTTTCGTAACTGATGAAATGATCGGTCACAAACTGGGTGAATTTGCACCAACACGTACTTATCGCGGTCATGCTGCAGATAAGAAAGCGAAGAAGAAGTAA
- the rplV gene encoding 50S ribosomal protein L22, producing MEAVAKHNFARISPQKARLVADLIRGKSVDQALEILTFSNKKAADLVKKVLESAIANAEHNEGADIDDLNVAKIFVDEGPVMKRIMPRAKGRADRILKRSSHITVVVADR from the coding sequence ATGGAAGCTGTTGCTAAACATAACTTTGCTCGTATTTCTCCACAGAAAGCTCGCTTAGTTGCAGATTTGATCCGTGGTAAGTCTGTCGATCAGGCTCTGGAAATTCTGACTTTCAGCAACAAAAAAGCTGCTGACTTAGTTAAGAAAGTTCTTGAGTCAGCTATCGCAAACGCGGAGCATAACGAAGGTGCAGATATTGACGATCTAAACGTCGCAAAAATCTTCGTAGATGAGGGCCCTGTCATGAAGCGTATTATGCCTCGTGCCAAAGGCCGTGCGGACCGTATCTTGAAGCGTTCAAGCCACATTACTGTGGTTGTCGCAGATCGCTAA
- the rpsC gene encoding 30S ribosomal protein S3 — translation MGQKVHPNGIRLGIVKPWNATWFANTKEFADNLDGDFKVRQFLTKELSKASLSRIVIERPAKSIRVTIHTARPGVVIGKKGEDVEKLRAAVAKIAGVPAQINIAEVRKPELDGQLVADSIASQLERRVMFRRAMKRAVQNAMRLGAKGIKVEVSGRLGGAEIARSEWYREGRVPLHTLRADIEYATSSAHTQYGVIGVKVWIFKGEILGGMPAANANTAEPKGDKPKKQRKGRK, via the coding sequence ATGGGTCAGAAAGTACATCCAAATGGTATTCGTCTAGGCATCGTGAAGCCTTGGAATGCTACATGGTTTGCTAACACCAAAGAGTTCGCTGACAACCTAGACGGCGACTTCAAGGTACGTCAATTCCTCACTAAGGAATTGTCAAAAGCGTCTCTATCACGCATTGTTATCGAGCGTCCTGCGAAAAGTATCCGTGTGACTATCCACACGGCTCGTCCAGGTGTCGTTATCGGTAAGAAAGGTGAAGACGTCGAAAAACTTCGTGCTGCGGTAGCGAAAATTGCAGGTGTACCAGCGCAAATCAATATCGCTGAAGTACGTAAGCCTGAGCTAGATGGCCAATTAGTGGCTGATAGCATCGCGTCTCAGCTAGAACGTCGTGTTATGTTCCGTCGCGCGATGAAGCGTGCAGTACAAAACGCAATGCGTCTAGGTGCTAAGGGTATCAAAGTAGAAGTAAGTGGTCGTTTAGGCGGCGCTGAAATCGCACGTTCTGAGTGGTATCGTGAAGGTCGTGTACCTCTACACACTCTTCGTGCAGACATTGAGTACGCAACTTCTTCGGCTCACACTCAGTATGGTGTGATTGGCGTTAAAGTATGGATCTTCAAAGGAGAAATCCTGGGTGGGATGCCAGCTGCAAATGCAAATACCGCTGAGCCTAAAGGTGATAAGCCTAAGAAACAGCGTAAAGGCCGTAAGTAA
- the rplP gene encoding 50S ribosomal protein L16, with protein sequence MLQPKRTKFRKVHTGRNRGLAKGTDVSFGTFGLKAVGRGRLTARQIEAARRAMTRHVKRQGKIWIRVFPDKPITEKPLEVRQGKGKGNVEYWVAQIQPGKVMYEMDGVPEELAREAFALAAAKLPFKTTFVTKQVM encoded by the coding sequence ATGCTACAACCTAAACGTACAAAGTTCCGTAAGGTTCATACTGGTCGCAACCGTGGTCTAGCTAAAGGTACTGATGTTTCTTTCGGTACATTTGGTTTGAAAGCTGTCGGCCGTGGTCGTTTGACTGCTCGTCAGATCGAAGCGGCTCGTCGTGCGATGACACGTCACGTTAAGCGTCAAGGTAAAATCTGGATTCGTGTATTCCCAGATAAGCCTATCACAGAAAAACCACTTGAAGTTCGTCAAGGTAAGGGTAAAGGTAACGTTGAGTACTGGGTAGCCCAAATCCAACCTGGTAAGGTTATGTACGAAATGGACGGTGTACCTGAAGAATTGGCACGTGAAGCTTTTGCGCTTGCAGCTGCAAAACTTCCGTTCAAGACTACTTTCGTAACTAAGCAGGTGATGTGA
- the rpmC gene encoding 50S ribosomal protein L29 codes for MKAQDLREKSAEELNAELLNLLREQFNLRMQAATGQLQQTHTLKAVRRDIARVKTVLTEKAGA; via the coding sequence ATGAAAGCACAAGATCTACGCGAAAAGAGCGCTGAAGAGCTGAATGCAGAGCTATTGAATTTGCTACGTGAACAGTTCAACTTGCGTATGCAAGCTGCGACTGGTCAACTACAGCAGACTCATACTCTGAAAGCTGTACGCCGTGATATCGCACGTGTGAAAACTGTTTTGACTGAGAAGGCAGGCGCATAA
- the rpsQ gene encoding 30S ribosomal protein S17, with product MSDKIRTQLGRVVSDKMDKSIVVVIERFVKHPIYGKFVKRTTKIHAHDENNECGQGDTVEIRECRPLSKTKSWTLVKVVEKAKV from the coding sequence ATGAGCGACAAAATTCGTACTCAACTCGGTCGTGTTGTTAGTGACAAGATGGATAAGTCTATCGTTGTTGTTATCGAACGTTTCGTAAAACATCCAATTTACGGTAAGTTCGTTAAACGCACGACTAAAATTCACGCACATGATGAAAACAACGAGTGTGGCCAAGGCGATACCGTTGAAATTCGTGAGTGTCGTCCATTGTCTAAGACTAAGTCTTGGACTTTGGTGAAAGTGGTAGAAAAAGCAAAAGTTTAA